One window from the genome of Microbulbifer sp. ALW1 encodes:
- a CDS encoding DUF2069 domain-containing protein, translating into MAKQPKVIDTAQVARKLEIARKLNWVCYGGLLLLFAVWNLFLDGSLKWWLLQTIPLLLVLPGMLKQQQRSYLWLCFILLLYITAGIVDVMMPTRGWQHGVLTALSLILFVSAMMASRWQVQLQNAQSR; encoded by the coding sequence ATGGCGAAACAACCCAAGGTCATCGACACCGCTCAGGTCGCGCGCAAGCTGGAAATTGCCAGGAAGCTGAACTGGGTCTGCTACGGTGGACTTTTGCTACTGTTCGCCGTGTGGAACCTGTTTCTCGACGGCTCCCTGAAGTGGTGGCTGCTGCAGACAATTCCTCTGCTGCTGGTGCTGCCCGGCATGCTGAAACAGCAACAGCGCAGTTATCTGTGGCTATGTTTCATTCTATTGCTGTATATAACCGCCGGTATCGTCGATGTAATGATGCCTACACGCGGCTGGCAACATGGCGTACTGACAGCCCTGAGCCTTATCCTGTTTGTTTCCGCAATGATGGCCAGCCGCTGGCAGGTTCAGTTGCAAAATGCGCAATCCCGGTAG
- a CDS encoding TlpA disulfide reductase family protein, producing the protein MPAPNRQAVPRTPERRLLAFLLSFSALLFLGCEGSSGGLRSLDGERLDTEGKILLVNYWAEWCAPCREEIPELNAFYQAHKDDVLVLGINFDQLPAEQVAEQARKFGIAFPLLASAPEGRWGQTVPQVLPSTFIIDASGQWQRTLVGPQTSASLADAVASVVKHP; encoded by the coding sequence ATGCCCGCGCCAAATCGTCAAGCCGTACCGCGAACTCCTGAGCGACGTTTACTCGCCTTCTTGCTGTCGTTCAGCGCACTGCTGTTTCTTGGTTGTGAAGGTTCCAGTGGCGGCCTGCGCTCCCTCGATGGTGAGCGGCTTGATACCGAAGGTAAGATACTGCTGGTGAACTACTGGGCCGAGTGGTGTGCCCCCTGTCGGGAAGAGATCCCGGAACTGAACGCTTTTTACCAGGCGCACAAAGACGATGTGCTGGTTCTGGGGATCAATTTTGATCAGTTGCCCGCGGAGCAGGTCGCAGAGCAGGCGCGAAAATTCGGTATCGCGTTTCCGCTGTTGGCCTCAGCCCCGGAAGGGCGCTGGGGGCAGACGGTGCCACAGGTGCTGCCTTCCACCTTTATCATCGATGCCAGCGGCCAGTGGCAGCGGACTCTGGTGGGCCCGCAGACATCCGCTTCTCTCGCCGATGCCGTGGCGTCAGTTGTCAAACACCCCTAG
- the sppA gene encoding signal peptide peptidase SppA, giving the protein MTEATRHRGPVRRFFSAIGGAITWLRRVFTNLLFLLLLLFIGIVIFGGEERITVPQGAALKVAPGGALVDELSQPTGIPVFLGGRATPPETRVKDLVDAIDRAADDNRITALVMELDHLGGASLSKLEEVGEAVQRFKASDKPVYAIGDNFTQGQYFLASYADKVYLNPMGSLLLTGFGSYRNYYKSALEKLKVNFHVFRVGDYKDFIEPYTRDDMSPASRENNARWLHQLWTEYTEQVTGLRNLPPNAVDSYIAELPQKLRAEGGSWAEAALANKFVDKLLTRRAAVAELQELVGASDADKSLYNAINALDYLRHMKLTNLPDPRLQRDKIGLISAAGAIVDGEAPAGQIGSTTLSQLIAKAREKNIKALVLRVDSPGGSAFASEAIRQELLATREAGIPVIISMGSVAASGGYWIAAGGDKIWASPSTITGSIGVFGAFPTFEDSLEHLGVYNDGVGTTELAGTMRLDRALPEAAADILQQGVENTYSKFLRLVAEARSSTPEEVHKIAQGQVWTGRAALDLGLVDDLGNLKDAIADAAQIAQLDNFEVLEIQRELSPSEKLMRALADNVDARIAASVEQNLPLGAWFSSLQPALQPLQELKSFKDPRALYVRCVSCVAP; this is encoded by the coding sequence TTGACCGAAGCAACCCGTCACCGCGGCCCTGTGCGCCGATTTTTTAGCGCCATCGGCGGCGCCATTACCTGGCTGCGCCGGGTGTTTACCAACCTGCTGTTTTTGTTGCTGCTGCTGTTTATCGGCATCGTCATATTCGGTGGTGAAGAGCGTATTACCGTGCCCCAGGGCGCCGCCCTCAAAGTGGCCCCCGGCGGCGCACTGGTTGACGAACTGAGCCAACCCACCGGTATCCCGGTGTTTCTCGGCGGCCGCGCCACACCGCCGGAAACCCGGGTCAAGGATCTGGTAGACGCCATCGATCGCGCCGCAGACGACAACCGTATCACCGCGCTGGTAATGGAGCTGGATCACCTGGGTGGCGCCAGCCTCAGCAAACTGGAAGAAGTGGGTGAAGCGGTACAGCGCTTCAAGGCCAGTGACAAGCCGGTCTACGCCATCGGCGACAACTTCACCCAGGGGCAGTACTTCCTCGCCAGCTACGCCGACAAGGTGTATCTGAACCCCATGGGGTCGCTGCTGCTGACGGGCTTTGGCAGTTATCGCAATTACTACAAAAGCGCACTGGAAAAGCTCAAGGTCAACTTCCACGTATTCCGCGTCGGTGATTACAAGGACTTTATCGAGCCGTATACCCGCGACGATATGTCCCCGGCTTCACGGGAAAATAATGCGCGCTGGTTGCACCAGCTATGGACCGAATATACCGAGCAGGTTACCGGGCTGCGCAACCTGCCCCCCAACGCGGTGGACAGCTATATTGCCGAATTACCGCAAAAACTGCGGGCAGAGGGTGGCAGCTGGGCCGAAGCGGCATTGGCCAACAAGTTTGTCGACAAACTGCTGACCCGCCGCGCCGCCGTGGCCGAACTGCAGGAACTGGTGGGCGCCAGCGATGCCGACAAGTCCCTGTACAACGCCATCAACGCCCTAGACTACCTGCGGCATATGAAGCTGACCAACTTGCCCGACCCGCGCTTGCAGCGGGATAAAATTGGCCTGATCAGTGCCGCCGGAGCCATTGTTGATGGCGAAGCGCCCGCTGGACAGATTGGCAGCACAACACTTTCGCAGCTGATCGCCAAGGCCCGGGAAAAGAACATCAAGGCACTGGTATTGCGTGTTGATAGCCCCGGCGGCTCGGCGTTTGCCTCTGAAGCCATCCGCCAGGAACTGCTCGCCACCCGCGAGGCCGGTATCCCGGTGATCATCTCCATGGGTAGCGTGGCCGCTTCCGGCGGCTACTGGATTGCCGCCGGTGGCGACAAAATCTGGGCCTCCCCCTCCACCATCACCGGCTCTATCGGCGTGTTCGGCGCTTTCCCGACTTTCGAGGATTCCCTTGAACACCTGGGCGTCTACAACGATGGCGTGGGCACAACCGAGCTGGCCGGCACCATGCGCCTGGATCGCGCCCTGCCGGAAGCCGCCGCCGATATACTGCAACAGGGGGTAGAAAACACCTACAGCAAATTCCTGCGCTTGGTAGCAGAAGCCCGCAGCAGCACCCCGGAAGAAGTCCACAAGATTGCCCAGGGCCAGGTTTGGACCGGGCGCGCGGCGCTGGACCTGGGGCTGGTGGACGACCTGGGTAATCTCAAGGATGCCATTGCCGATGCCGCCCAGATCGCCCAGCTGGACAATTTCGAGGTACTGGAAATCCAGCGCGAGTTGTCACCCAGTGAAAAGCTGATGCGCGCCCTGGCCGACAATGTCGACGCCCGGATCGCCGCCAGCGTCGAGCAGAACCTACCGCTCGGCGCCTGGTTCAGCAGCCTGCAGCCGGCACTGCAGCCACTACAGGAGCTGAAAAGCTTTAAGGACCCCCGCGCGCTTTACGTGCGCTGTGTGAGCTGCGTTGCCCCCTGA
- a CDS encoding polysaccharide deacetylase family protein translates to MGLLVSLGSAVCLSAAVGVETSGQKSPWPGGAEVAVVLTYDDALDSHLDIAIPQLNEHKLPATFYISGARPSIRMRLHEWRRAAQRGHELGNHMLYHPCRKSLSNRSWVKPWQDLDNYTLDQFVDEVQATNSMLEAIDGKKQRTFAYPCGDMTAGGEDVIPELKKLVPAARLFSGDGQHQINDRDFYRVASFDGAEKSAQELIQVVEAARENHSLVGFMFHGVGGDYITVSSEAHQALLEHLAAHPNRYWVATMREAIAHLKREQARQSL, encoded by the coding sequence ATGGGGTTGCTGGTCTCACTTGGCTCCGCGGTGTGCTTGTCGGCAGCCGTTGGCGTCGAAACCAGTGGGCAGAAATCTCCCTGGCCCGGTGGTGCCGAGGTGGCGGTGGTACTGACCTACGATGACGCCCTCGATTCCCACCTGGACATCGCCATTCCCCAGCTGAATGAGCACAAACTGCCGGCTACCTTCTATATCTCGGGTGCGCGACCTTCCATTCGCATGCGTCTGCACGAGTGGCGCCGGGCTGCCCAGCGTGGGCACGAGCTTGGTAACCATATGCTTTACCACCCCTGCCGAAAATCTCTTTCCAACCGCAGCTGGGTCAAACCCTGGCAGGATCTGGATAATTACACCCTGGATCAGTTCGTCGATGAAGTGCAGGCGACTAACAGCATGCTCGAAGCCATCGACGGCAAAAAGCAGCGCACCTTTGCCTACCCCTGTGGTGACATGACTGCCGGGGGGGAAGATGTGATTCCCGAGCTGAAAAAACTGGTACCCGCGGCACGTTTGTTTTCCGGCGATGGGCAGCATCAAATTAACGATCGCGATTTTTACCGCGTGGCATCCTTCGATGGTGCCGAAAAGAGTGCGCAAGAACTGATTCAGGTGGTAGAAGCGGCGCGGGAAAATCACAGCCTGGTGGGTTTTATGTTTCACGGGGTGGGTGGTGACTACATTACCGTTTCGTCAGAGGCCCATCAGGCATTGCTGGAGCACCTGGCTGCCCACCCAAATCGCTACTGGGTGGCCACCATGCGCGAAGCAATTGCGCACCTGAAGCGGGAGCAGGCGCGGCAGTCGCTGTAG
- a CDS encoding L-cystine transporter yields the protein MQLSAVILLAVYLLLIWPLARWHRSRNSLAPAVFAGLLLGVLLGGFMHLAEGWGVNVPWVLDWVGLIGEGYVNLLHLLVMPLVLISILAAVVKVSNTRSLGKISVSVLAVLLGTTAIAALIGVLIAHLFGLSAEGLVEGAREAARVEVLNERIGRVSGLSIPEILTSFIPRNIFADLAGQRDTSVIAVVIFAVLLGLAALAVRRENPEQGAAIEQFVSVAQAWVMKLVRLIMAFTPYGVMALVTALIAKSSWADIFNLFNFVAASFVAIALMFVVHALLLLVNGISPLHYFAKVWPVLVFAFSSRSSAATIPLNVETQIDELKNSPAIANFSASFGATIGQNGCAGIYPAMLAVMVAVPLGINVFDPVWLTSLIAVIVISSFGIAGVGGGATFAALVVLPAMGLPVQIAALLISVEPLIDMARTALNVNGAMTAGTLTQRWLGGSRGEGSDTGDNNESAEAA from the coding sequence ATGCAATTGAGTGCAGTGATTCTCCTGGCAGTCTATCTCCTTCTGATCTGGCCACTGGCGCGTTGGCACCGCAGCCGCAACTCCCTGGCGCCGGCGGTGTTCGCCGGCCTGTTGTTGGGGGTGTTACTGGGTGGCTTTATGCACCTGGCGGAAGGCTGGGGTGTGAATGTGCCCTGGGTGCTGGACTGGGTGGGATTGATTGGTGAGGGCTACGTCAACCTGCTGCACCTGCTGGTCATGCCACTGGTGCTTATCTCGATCCTCGCGGCGGTAGTAAAGGTCAGCAATACCCGCTCGCTGGGTAAGATCAGTGTTTCTGTACTGGCAGTATTGCTCGGCACCACGGCCATCGCGGCATTGATCGGCGTGCTGATCGCACACCTGTTCGGGTTGTCTGCGGAGGGGCTGGTGGAGGGCGCCCGGGAGGCCGCGCGGGTAGAAGTGCTCAATGAGCGCATAGGCCGGGTCAGCGGCCTCAGTATTCCGGAAATTCTCACCTCATTTATCCCGCGCAATATCTTTGCAGACCTCGCCGGCCAGCGCGATACCTCGGTGATTGCGGTGGTGATATTTGCCGTGTTACTGGGGTTGGCTGCGCTGGCGGTGCGCCGGGAAAATCCGGAGCAGGGTGCTGCCATTGAGCAGTTTGTCTCCGTGGCCCAGGCCTGGGTGATGAAATTGGTGCGCCTGATTATGGCGTTTACCCCCTACGGGGTAATGGCTCTGGTGACCGCACTGATTGCCAAGTCCAGCTGGGCGGATATCTTCAACCTGTTCAATTTTGTCGCCGCCTCGTTTGTGGCCATCGCGCTGATGTTTGTGGTGCACGCGTTGCTGTTGCTGGTCAATGGCATCAGCCCGCTGCATTATTTTGCCAAGGTGTGGCCGGTGCTGGTGTTTGCCTTCAGCTCGCGCTCCAGTGCCGCGACGATTCCGCTGAATGTGGAAACCCAGATTGACGAGCTGAAGAACTCCCCGGCGATTGCCAACTTCTCTGCTTCCTTCGGTGCCACCATCGGCCAGAACGGCTGCGCCGGCATTTACCCGGCGATGCTGGCGGTGATGGTGGCAGTGCCCCTGGGGATCAATGTCTTCGATCCGGTGTGGTTGACCTCCCTGATCGCAGTGATCGTGATCAGCTCCTTCGGTATCGCCGGTGTTGGCGGCGGCGCCACCTTTGCTGCGCTGGTGGTATTGCCGGCCATGGGGCTGCCGGTACAGATTGCCGCGCTGCTGATCTCGGTGGAACCGCTCATTGATATGGCGCGCACCGCGCTGAATGTGAATGGTGCCATGACCGCCGGTACCCTGACCCAGCGCTGGCTGGGCGGCAGCCGGGGGGAAGGTAGCGATACCGGTGATAATAACGAGTCTGCAGAGGCCGCCTGA
- the arsC gene encoding arsenate reductase (glutaredoxin) (This arsenate reductase requires both glutathione and glutaredoxin to convert arsenate to arsenite, after which the efflux transporter formed by ArsA and ArsB can extrude the arsenite from the cell, providing resistance.), which yields MWTIYHNPRCSKSRQTLQLLQDNNVEPQVVLYLETPPDAATLQSLLQKLGIGARDLLRKGEDAYKELNLKDPALSDEALVQAMVAHPKLIERPIVVKGNQAVLGRPPENVLELL from the coding sequence ATGTGGACGATCTACCATAACCCCCGCTGCTCAAAATCCCGCCAGACCCTGCAACTGCTGCAGGACAATAATGTAGAGCCCCAAGTCGTGCTCTATCTGGAGACACCGCCTGACGCCGCCACCCTGCAATCCCTGCTGCAAAAACTCGGTATTGGCGCGCGCGACCTGCTGCGCAAAGGTGAAGACGCCTACAAGGAGCTGAACCTGAAAGACCCCGCCCTCAGTGACGAGGCACTGGTTCAGGCGATGGTTGCGCACCCCAAGCTGATTGAGCGCCCCATCGTCGTCAAGGGCAATCAGGCCGTGCTCGGCCGCCCGCCAGAAAACGTGCTGGAGCTTCTGTGA
- the wrbA gene encoding NAD(P)H:quinone oxidoreductase, translated as MASSPQAEPYVLILYYSRNGATAKMAAELARGVEQAGLCARLRTVPPVSPDTQASVPPVPDSGAPYCTADDLRHCHGLLLGSPTRFGNMAAPLRYFLDQTSDMWLDGSLTGKPAAVFTSTGSLHGGQESTLISMMLPLLHHGMVIAGIPYSEAALMHTTTGGTPYGASHWAGGNNGQLSDDESSLCRALGARIGKLAQQLEN; from the coding sequence ATGGCCTCTTCTCCGCAAGCAGAGCCCTACGTATTGATTCTCTACTACAGCCGCAACGGCGCCACCGCGAAAATGGCCGCCGAGCTGGCCCGCGGCGTGGAACAGGCGGGGCTCTGCGCACGCCTGCGCACCGTGCCCCCGGTTTCCCCGGACACCCAGGCCAGTGTCCCCCCGGTACCGGACAGCGGCGCGCCCTACTGCACCGCCGACGATTTACGCCACTGCCACGGCCTGCTGCTCGGCAGTCCCACCCGCTTTGGCAACATGGCCGCGCCACTGCGCTATTTTCTCGACCAGACCAGCGACATGTGGCTGGACGGCAGCCTCACCGGCAAGCCCGCCGCGGTATTCACGTCCACCGGCAGCCTACACGGCGGACAGGAAAGCACCCTGATCTCCATGATGTTGCCACTGCTGCACCACGGCATGGTGATCGCGGGCATCCCCTATTCCGAAGCGGCCCTGATGCACACCACCACCGGCGGCACGCCCTACGGAGCCTCCCACTGGGCCGGCGGTAATAACGGCCAGCTGAGCGATGATGAAAGCAGCCTGTGCCGCGCCCTTGGCGCCCGAATCGGCAAACTGGCTCAGCAGTTGGAGAACTGA
- a CDS encoding YihY family inner membrane protein, with protein sequence MTEMVHRWRRFFTSLWTVFNEKNCRQNAAALTYMTLFAIVPLVTVSYAMLSLFPDFAGLESKIQQQIFSHFVPESGREVQEYINNFSVQAQRLTGAGIAILLLTAGFMLKNIESTFNAIWDIPKGRKGVSSFLLYWAILSLGPILLGAGMAATTYLFSQKVIAQNDSLGLLPVVLRVLPFIFTAIAFTLLFVAVPNCRVPLRHGFAGGVITAIAFEAAKYLFGAIVSRSSVQAIYGAFAFVPLFLIWIYTLWMIVLAGCVLVRTLSAYHAAAQGRNYSDLVATLVLMSKFFGNYQKGLPVSEQDISRAGIRPAQWRRIREILQTNKVIAQTERNDHVLVRDLDSITLRQMLDWLHPAPVPEGGHRELQARPWFREVDARFREAQDFSHAHLSQSLGDLFRDSMAKEILEKSVDTSAEAEAEAGASAKELPAPDKGSSGANNKSSSKGSSRNARAKSSSRTANS encoded by the coding sequence ATGACTGAAATGGTGCACCGCTGGCGTCGCTTCTTTACTTCATTGTGGACGGTATTCAACGAAAAGAATTGCCGCCAGAATGCCGCCGCGCTGACATATATGACACTCTTCGCCATAGTACCGCTGGTAACGGTGAGCTATGCCATGCTGTCGCTGTTCCCGGATTTCGCGGGGCTGGAAAGCAAAATCCAGCAGCAGATATTTTCCCACTTCGTGCCCGAGAGCGGTCGCGAGGTGCAGGAGTACATCAATAATTTCTCGGTGCAGGCCCAGCGTTTGACCGGTGCCGGTATTGCCATACTGCTGCTGACCGCCGGCTTTATGCTGAAAAATATCGAGTCCACCTTCAATGCGATCTGGGATATTCCCAAGGGACGCAAAGGTGTCTCGAGCTTTCTTCTCTACTGGGCCATCCTGAGCCTGGGGCCGATATTGCTCGGCGCGGGCATGGCCGCCACCACTTATCTCTTCTCGCAAAAGGTCATTGCCCAGAACGACAGCCTCGGCCTGCTGCCAGTGGTGCTGCGGGTTCTGCCATTCATTTTTACCGCCATCGCCTTCACCCTGCTGTTTGTGGCGGTACCCAATTGCCGCGTGCCCCTGCGGCACGGTTTTGCCGGAGGCGTGATCACTGCCATTGCGTTTGAGGCCGCCAAGTACCTGTTCGGTGCCATCGTGTCGCGCAGCTCGGTACAGGCCATTTACGGCGCCTTTGCGTTTGTGCCGCTGTTCCTGATCTGGATCTACACCCTGTGGATGATCGTGTTGGCAGGTTGCGTGCTGGTGCGGACGTTGTCTGCCTACCACGCGGCGGCTCAGGGGCGCAATTACTCGGATCTGGTGGCGACCCTGGTATTGATGTCGAAGTTCTTTGGCAATTATCAGAAGGGGTTGCCGGTGAGCGAGCAGGATATTTCCCGCGCCGGAATACGCCCGGCGCAGTGGCGGCGCATCCGCGAAATCCTGCAGACCAACAAGGTGATTGCGCAGACCGAGCGCAATGATCACGTGCTGGTGCGGGACCTGGATTCCATTACCCTGAGGCAGATGCTGGACTGGCTGCATCCGGCGCCGGTGCCGGAAGGGGGGCACCGTGAACTGCAGGCGCGCCCCTGGTTCCGCGAAGTGGATGCGCGCTTCCGCGAGGCGCAGGACTTCTCGCACGCGCATCTTTCCCAGAGCCTCGGGGATCTATTCAGGGACTCTATGGCGAAGGAAATTCTGGAAAAGTCGGTGGACACTTCGGCTGAAGCCGAAGCCGAAGCCGGTGCGAGTGCAAAAGAATTACCTGCACCGGACAAGGGCAGCAGTGGTGCCAATAATAAATCCTCCAGTAAAGGAAGCAGCCGCAATGCCCGCGCCAAATCGTCAAGCCGTACCGCGAACTCCTGA
- a CDS encoding response regulator transcription factor, translated as MRALLVEDEHVLREQLAVSLRKAGYTVDEAPDGEEALYLGREYPYDIAVMDLGLPKVDGIAVIETLRKEARHFPILILTARGHWQERVRGLEAGGDDYLTKPFHTEELLARLNALVRRSAGFSSPTISAGPIELDTSSQRVNVSGSELELTSFEYKVLEYLMLHPDEVVSKTTLTEHIYEQDCDRDSNVIEVFIGRLRKKLDAAGGVKPIETLRGRGYRFTAVEG; from the coding sequence ATGCGCGCATTGCTGGTAGAAGACGAGCATGTCCTGCGGGAACAGTTGGCGGTGTCCCTGCGCAAGGCGGGTTACACCGTCGATGAGGCGCCGGATGGTGAAGAGGCGTTGTATCTGGGCCGCGAATATCCCTACGATATCGCGGTCATGGACCTGGGACTTCCCAAAGTCGATGGCATTGCGGTTATTGAGACCCTGCGCAAAGAGGCGCGGCATTTCCCGATTTTGATTCTCACTGCCCGCGGCCACTGGCAGGAGCGGGTGCGCGGCCTGGAAGCGGGTGGCGATGACTACCTGACCAAACCTTTTCATACCGAGGAGCTGCTCGCGCGGCTGAATGCCCTAGTACGGCGCTCTGCCGGTTTTTCCTCCCCCACCATCAGCGCCGGCCCCATCGAGCTGGATACCAGTTCCCAGCGGGTGAATGTGTCCGGCAGCGAGCTGGAGCTTACCTCTTTTGAGTACAAGGTACTGGAATACCTGATGCTGCACCCGGACGAAGTGGTGTCCAAAACCACCTTGACCGAACACATTTACGAGCAGGACTGTGACCGCGACAGCAATGTGATCGAAGTGTTTATCGGTCGCTTGCGCAAGAAGCTGGATGCGGCGGGCGGGGTAAAACCCATTGAAACCCTGCGGGGGCGCGGTTACCGGTTTACCGCTGTTGAAGGCTGA
- a CDS encoding ATP-binding protein, whose translation MATLILLVFLAVLSGVLERAYRTSLDEAKVRELQLHIYTLLAVAEPDGNTLQLPFNLPEQRFNQPDSGLIGAVMDARGRVIWRSQSALSLPNFSALPLPLPLRQGQEVFAEIQLPDLSTPYSSFRQGIAWGLDNELQFTFVVLEDAGPLHAQVRQFSSTLWRWLAIGALALIAVQLLVLRWGLAPLRSVAHALKRMQQGGTDTLQGHFPRELVPLTDNLNLLIENERRQREKTRHTLGDLAHSLKTPLAVLKGMDITADPQGAQAALAEQVQRMDGIISYQLKRAVATSPKSILRGVAVQPQAEKILTALDKVYRKKSVNAELICDDSVLFYGDEGDLMEMLGNLLDNGYKYGGGKLLAEICNTADQRGLEIVVSDNGPGLSQAQWQQVIQRGVRADQQQQGQGIGLAVVVDIVESYHGRIDILPPGGARDPHLARDPHLARDPHLARDPHLARDPHLDGLAVRIII comes from the coding sequence ATGGCAACGTTGATCCTGCTGGTATTTCTCGCCGTCCTCTCCGGTGTCCTGGAGCGGGCGTACCGCACCTCCCTGGACGAGGCCAAGGTGCGGGAACTGCAGTTGCACATTTACACCCTGCTGGCCGTGGCCGAGCCCGATGGCAACACATTGCAACTGCCATTCAACCTGCCGGAGCAGCGATTCAACCAGCCGGACTCCGGTCTGATCGGTGCTGTCATGGATGCCCGCGGGCGGGTTATCTGGCGCTCCCAGTCGGCCCTGAGCCTGCCGAATTTTTCTGCATTACCGCTGCCCCTGCCGCTGCGCCAGGGGCAGGAAGTATTTGCGGAAATCCAATTACCCGACCTCAGTACGCCGTACAGCAGTTTCCGCCAGGGCATCGCCTGGGGGTTGGACAATGAACTGCAGTTTACGTTTGTGGTACTGGAAGATGCCGGGCCGCTCCACGCCCAGGTACGCCAGTTCAGTAGCACTCTGTGGCGCTGGTTGGCGATCGGCGCCCTGGCACTGATCGCTGTGCAGCTATTGGTATTGCGCTGGGGCCTGGCGCCTCTGCGCAGTGTGGCGCACGCGCTGAAACGGATGCAGCAGGGTGGTACGGATACCTTGCAGGGGCATTTCCCCCGCGAGCTGGTCCCGCTGACAGACAACCTCAATCTGCTGATTGAAAACGAACGTCGCCAGCGGGAAAAGACCCGTCACACCCTGGGGGATCTCGCCCACAGTCTGAAAACGCCCCTCGCGGTACTGAAGGGTATGGATATCACCGCCGACCCGCAGGGGGCCCAGGCCGCCCTGGCCGAGCAGGTGCAGCGCATGGATGGCATCATCAGCTACCAGCTAAAGCGAGCCGTGGCTACTTCCCCCAAATCTATTCTGCGCGGCGTTGCTGTTCAGCCCCAGGCCGAGAAAATCCTCACCGCGCTGGACAAGGTCTACCGCAAAAAATCCGTAAACGCAGAGTTAATCTGTGACGATTCGGTGTTGTTTTACGGGGATGAAGGTGACCTGATGGAAATGCTCGGCAACCTGCTGGACAATGGTTACAAATACGGCGGCGGTAAGCTGCTGGCGGAAATCTGCAATACCGCTGACCAGCGCGGACTGGAAATCGTGGTCTCCGACAATGGCCCCGGTTTGAGCCAGGCCCAGTGGCAGCAGGTAATACAGCGTGGCGTGCGTGCCGACCAGCAGCAACAGGGGCAGGGTATTGGCCTTGCCGTGGTGGTGGATATTGTGGAGAGTTACCACGGCCGTATTGATATCCTTCCGCCGGGGGGAGCCCGCGATCCGCACCTGGCCCGCGATCCGCACCTGGCCCGCGATCCGCACCTGGCCCGCGATCCGCACCTGGCCCGCGATCCGCACCTGGACGGCCTCGCGGTGCGAATAATTATTTAA
- a CDS encoding glycine zipper 2TM domain-containing protein, which translates to MVNFHKLIKPLAFAGLTATLVGVSAGTAAGESGYYEGQDGYDYAMVTGVTPVYNDIQVVEPRTQCWDQTVTYQQPSPAGAIIGGLIGAAVGRDAARGYRHGWGRRGHYHRGNKGAGMVAGAAVGAVVGSAISRGTAPVQYGTQQRCQVVEEVSSRRELVGYDVNYRYNGQEYLIRTDRHPGDRIRVRVDVTPVL; encoded by the coding sequence ATGGTTAACTTTCACAAACTCATCAAGCCGCTGGCCTTCGCCGGCCTTACTGCCACACTGGTAGGCGTCAGCGCCGGCACCGCTGCCGGTGAGAGCGGCTATTACGAGGGCCAGGATGGCTACGACTACGCCATGGTCACCGGCGTCACCCCTGTCTACAACGATATCCAGGTCGTTGAGCCCCGCACCCAGTGTTGGGATCAGACCGTTACTTACCAGCAACCTTCTCCTGCGGGCGCTATTATCGGCGGCCTGATCGGCGCTGCCGTGGGGCGCGATGCCGCTCGCGGTTACCGCCATGGTTGGGGGCGCCGCGGACACTACCACCGTGGCAACAAAGGTGCCGGTATGGTGGCGGGAGCCGCCGTGGGTGCAGTGGTGGGCAGCGCCATCAGCCGAGGTACGGCACCGGTGCAATACGGCACCCAGCAGCGCTGCCAGGTAGTGGAAGAAGTCAGTAGTCGTCGGGAATTGGTCGGGTATGACGTAAACTACCGCTACAACGGTCAGGAATATCTAATTCGCACTGACCGCCATCCGGGGGATAGAATCCGGGTTCGAGTCGACGTCACGCCGGTCCTTTGA
- a CDS encoding PepSY domain-containing protein, whose protein sequence is MKFPATPRFAKAAMVLVIALVATLIAGPLYAGQQAGVLPLSAPESVLRVSLGGERSKPQLFSSIRTQNKSISRDQAAALVKRRYGGKILAISEVQRNGRSMYRVKGLSDKSQVYVVFVDKQSGQISR, encoded by the coding sequence GTGAAATTCCCAGCTACCCCAAGGTTCGCAAAAGCGGCGATGGTATTGGTGATCGCCTTGGTGGCCACACTGATTGCCGGGCCTCTTTATGCGGGGCAGCAGGCCGGTGTTCTTCCACTGTCGGCACCCGAGTCGGTGTTGCGGGTAAGCCTGGGGGGCGAGCGCAGTAAGCCGCAGCTGTTTTCCAGTATTCGTACACAGAACAAAAGCATCTCCCGGGATCAGGCCGCGGCGCTGGTCAAGCGCCGCTACGGTGGCAAGATCCTGGCCATCAGTGAAGTGCAGCGCAACGGTCGCAGCATGTACCGGGTCAAGGGACTTTCCGATAAAAGCCAGGTCTATGTAGTGTTTGTGGACAAGCAGAGCGGGCAGATTTCCCGCTAA